The following are encoded in a window of Scophthalmus maximus strain ysfricsl-2021 chromosome 6, ASM2237912v1, whole genome shotgun sequence genomic DNA:
- the il17rd gene encoding interleukin-17 receptor D isoform X1 — MAPPPPLSLLPLLLPPPLSPLSSSLLSASESLGAGGGMAAPRSLLVLLLLLCFCGSTSLTSGGRRSNQERCGVKVQSGADGGRRSAVTFRADNCSLNYPLGKHVIHEVANVSFSHLACEDQAGVVVHWAPSPLGIEHIKGFRVYLEDKNPEGKQCQHLLLKDPRQLNFSHKNTKMSSQPFSGLTFDTDYMVRVVPFPTLMNESFFPPSFLRTNSCEVLLGSGNLVCKPFWKPKTLNVSQLGSNLHVAFDQAPPSFGFHFYYLYYKLRHDGPFRLQRCKHDVNQPRTTCVLQDVSPGTYTIELRDENNTTRRQTQYHVSQVLSPWAGPIRAMAITVPLVVMSAFATLFTVMCRKKQQENIYSQLDEESSESSNQSAALIAERPWPRPKVFICYSNRDCPKHTSVIQSFAYFLQDFCNCEVVLDLWEHLEMCKEGQMSWLSRELDDAHFIITVCSKGLRYYVEKKSRRGKTPVSRRSNNSSSSSPIGGSAGDLFTVGVAMIAEKLRMAKQSEGDGGAQELSRYMAVYFDYSTENDIPTMLSLAPRFKLMDQLPQLFSRLHSGHSGLSEREQQPLNVSRRNYFRSKSGRSLYVSICNMHQHVGQNPDWFERQLAPAAGSSGVSAKHARLPAVPATSPSPPPPPPPPKSHCSSSSSSSSSSSPRPEKRFDSGLVLNEVLVRTPSLEGGNVVPRRNVLLLAPGTGASPGPGSGPCPSPGPSPGLCPSPGLPRCSLSMLGATSRSTSGMSGLSPEESSSSSSTPFILQEEACPVPGQSEEEEEEEGRPAPPELPPPRDSGIYDSSVPSSELSIPLMEGLSSHDQADTSSVADSESSSSGLGDEEPSVVASLRCSAAAVCKAELHHHRHLEHGEGLAPVASL; from the exons gtGCAGTCCGGCGCAGATGGAGGTCGCAGGTCGGCCGTCACCTTCAGAGCCGAca ACTGTTCACTCAACTACCCGTTGGGGAAACACGTGATCCACGAGGTCGCCAACGTCTCCTTCAGCCACCTGGCCTGTGAGGACCAGGCCGGCGTGGTCGTCCACTGGGCCCCAAGTCCGCTAG gCATCGAACACATCAAGGGCTTCAGGGTTTATCTGGAGGACAAGAATCCGGAGGGGAAGCAGTGTCAACATCTCCTCCTCAAGGACCCGCGACAGCTCAACTTCTCCCACAAGAACACG AAGATGAGCAGTCAACCGTTCAGcggtttgacctttgacacagACTACATGGTCCGCGTCGTCCCGTTCCCGACGCTGATGAACGAGAGCTTCTTCCCGCCGTCCTTCCTCAGGACCAACT CGTGTGAAGTCCTCCTGGGATCGGGCAACCTGGTTTGCAAACCAT TCTGGAAGCCGAAGACCCTGAACGTGTCGCAGCTGGGATCGAACCTGCACGTGGCGTTCGACCAGGCTCCGCCCTCCTTCGGCTTCCACTTCTACTACCTGTACTACAAACTGCGGCACGACGGACCTTTCAGGCTGCAGCGCTGCAAACAT gacGTGAACCAGCCCAGGACTACGTGCGTCCTCCAGGACGTCTCTCCGGGAACCTACACTATAGAG TTGAGGGACGAGAACAACACGACAAGGAGGCAGACGCAGTACCACGTGAGCCAGG TCCTCTCCCCCTGGGCGGGGCCTATCCGCGCCATGGCCATCACGGTGCCTCTGGTCGTCATGTCCGCCTTCGCCACCCTCTTCACCGTCATGTGTCGTAAGAAGCAGCAAG AGAACATCTACAGCCAGCTGGATGAGGAGAGCAGCGAGTCGTCCAACCAAAGCGCGGCGCTGATCGCGGAGCGCCCGTGGCCTCGTCCCAAGGTCTTCATCTGCTACTCCAACAGAGACTGTCCCAAGCACACCAGCGTCATCCAGAGCTTCGCCTACTTCCTGCAGGACTTCTGCAACTGCGAG GTCGTGTTGGACTTGTGGGAACATCTGGAGATGTGCAAAGAGGGTCAGATGTCGTGGCTCAGCAGAGAGCTGGACGACGCCCACTTCATCATCACCGTCTGCTCAAAAGGACTACG CTACTACGTGGAGAAGAAGAGTCGTCGAGGGAAGACTCCAGTGAGCCGCCGCAgtaataacagcagcagcagctctccgATTGGTGGATCCGCCGGTGACCTGTTCACAGTGGGCGTGGCCATGATCGCCGAAAAGCTGCGCATGGCGAAGCAGAGCGAGGGCGACGGCGGCGCTCAGGAGCTGAGCCGCTACATGGCGGTTTACTTCGACTACTCGACGGAAAACGACATCCCCACCATGTTGAGTCTGGCTCCCAG GTTCAAGTTGATGGACCAGCTGCCGCAGCTCTTCAGTCGGCTCCACTCGGGTCACTCGGGTCTGTCGGAGCGCGAGCAGCAGCCGCTCAACGTCTCGCGGAGGAACTACTTCAGGAGCAAGTCGGGACGCTCGCTCTACGTCTCCATCTGCAACATGCACCAGCACGTCGGCCAGAACCCCGACTGGTTCGAGAGGCAGCTGGCTCCCGCCGCCGGGTCCTCCGGCGTCTCTGCGAAACACGCCCGTCTCCCGGCGGTCCCGGCTACgagcccctctcctcctcctcctcctcctcctccaaagtctcactgctcctcctcctcctcgtcttcctcctcctcgtcgccccgGCCCGAGAAGAGGTTTGACTCCGGCTTGGTGCTAAACGAGGTGTTGGTGCGGACGCCGTCGCTGGAGGGCGGGAACGTGGTCCCGAGACGGAACGTGCTCCTGCTGGCACCCGGCACCGGTGccagtcctggtcctggttctggtccctGCCCTAGTCCCGGTCCCAGTCCTGGACTCTGTCCCAGTCCAGGTTTGCCGCGCTGCTCTCTGTCCATGCTGGGAGCCACTTCAAG GTCCACTTCTGGAATGTCTGGACTTTCACCTGAagaatcttcctcctcctcgtccactcCGTTCATCCTCCAGGAAGAGGCGTGTCCTGTCCCcggccaatcagaagaagaagaagaagaagaaggccgCCCCGCCCCTCCAGAGTTGCCCCCTCCTCGCGACTCGGGCATCTACGATTCCTCCGTCCCGTCCTCGGAGCTCTCCATCCCCCTGATGGAGGGACTGTCGTCGCACGACCAGGCGGACACGTCCTCCGTGGCCGACAGCGAATCCTCTTCGTCGGGTCTCG GCGACGAGGAGCCGTCGGTCGTGGCGTCGCTCCGCTGCAGCGCTGCCGCAGTCTGCAAAGCGGAGCTGCACCATCACCGCCACCTGGAGCATGGCGAGGGGCTCGCTCCCGTGGCGTCGCTGTAG
- the il17rd gene encoding interleukin-17 receptor D isoform X2 produces MSSQPFSGLTFDTDYMVRVVPFPTLMNESFFPPSFLRTNSCEVLLGSGNLVCKPFWKPKTLNVSQLGSNLHVAFDQAPPSFGFHFYYLYYKLRHDGPFRLQRCKHDVNQPRTTCVLQDVSPGTYTIELRDENNTTRRQTQYHVSQVLSPWAGPIRAMAITVPLVVMSAFATLFTVMCRKKQQENIYSQLDEESSESSNQSAALIAERPWPRPKVFICYSNRDCPKHTSVIQSFAYFLQDFCNCEVVLDLWEHLEMCKEGQMSWLSRELDDAHFIITVCSKGLRYYVEKKSRRGKTPVSRRSNNSSSSSPIGGSAGDLFTVGVAMIAEKLRMAKQSEGDGGAQELSRYMAVYFDYSTENDIPTMLSLAPRFKLMDQLPQLFSRLHSGHSGLSEREQQPLNVSRRNYFRSKSGRSLYVSICNMHQHVGQNPDWFERQLAPAAGSSGVSAKHARLPAVPATSPSPPPPPPPPKSHCSSSSSSSSSSSPRPEKRFDSGLVLNEVLVRTPSLEGGNVVPRRNVLLLAPGTGASPGPGSGPCPSPGPSPGLCPSPGLPRCSLSMLGATSRSTSGMSGLSPEESSSSSSTPFILQEEACPVPGQSEEEEEEEGRPAPPELPPPRDSGIYDSSVPSSELSIPLMEGLSSHDQADTSSVADSESSSSGLGDEEPSVVASLRCSAAAVCKAELHHHRHLEHGEGLAPVASL; encoded by the exons ATGAGCAGTCAACCGTTCAGcggtttgacctttgacacagACTACATGGTCCGCGTCGTCCCGTTCCCGACGCTGATGAACGAGAGCTTCTTCCCGCCGTCCTTCCTCAGGACCAACT CGTGTGAAGTCCTCCTGGGATCGGGCAACCTGGTTTGCAAACCAT TCTGGAAGCCGAAGACCCTGAACGTGTCGCAGCTGGGATCGAACCTGCACGTGGCGTTCGACCAGGCTCCGCCCTCCTTCGGCTTCCACTTCTACTACCTGTACTACAAACTGCGGCACGACGGACCTTTCAGGCTGCAGCGCTGCAAACAT gacGTGAACCAGCCCAGGACTACGTGCGTCCTCCAGGACGTCTCTCCGGGAACCTACACTATAGAG TTGAGGGACGAGAACAACACGACAAGGAGGCAGACGCAGTACCACGTGAGCCAGG TCCTCTCCCCCTGGGCGGGGCCTATCCGCGCCATGGCCATCACGGTGCCTCTGGTCGTCATGTCCGCCTTCGCCACCCTCTTCACCGTCATGTGTCGTAAGAAGCAGCAAG AGAACATCTACAGCCAGCTGGATGAGGAGAGCAGCGAGTCGTCCAACCAAAGCGCGGCGCTGATCGCGGAGCGCCCGTGGCCTCGTCCCAAGGTCTTCATCTGCTACTCCAACAGAGACTGTCCCAAGCACACCAGCGTCATCCAGAGCTTCGCCTACTTCCTGCAGGACTTCTGCAACTGCGAG GTCGTGTTGGACTTGTGGGAACATCTGGAGATGTGCAAAGAGGGTCAGATGTCGTGGCTCAGCAGAGAGCTGGACGACGCCCACTTCATCATCACCGTCTGCTCAAAAGGACTACG CTACTACGTGGAGAAGAAGAGTCGTCGAGGGAAGACTCCAGTGAGCCGCCGCAgtaataacagcagcagcagctctccgATTGGTGGATCCGCCGGTGACCTGTTCACAGTGGGCGTGGCCATGATCGCCGAAAAGCTGCGCATGGCGAAGCAGAGCGAGGGCGACGGCGGCGCTCAGGAGCTGAGCCGCTACATGGCGGTTTACTTCGACTACTCGACGGAAAACGACATCCCCACCATGTTGAGTCTGGCTCCCAG GTTCAAGTTGATGGACCAGCTGCCGCAGCTCTTCAGTCGGCTCCACTCGGGTCACTCGGGTCTGTCGGAGCGCGAGCAGCAGCCGCTCAACGTCTCGCGGAGGAACTACTTCAGGAGCAAGTCGGGACGCTCGCTCTACGTCTCCATCTGCAACATGCACCAGCACGTCGGCCAGAACCCCGACTGGTTCGAGAGGCAGCTGGCTCCCGCCGCCGGGTCCTCCGGCGTCTCTGCGAAACACGCCCGTCTCCCGGCGGTCCCGGCTACgagcccctctcctcctcctcctcctcctcctccaaagtctcactgctcctcctcctcctcgtcttcctcctcctcgtcgccccgGCCCGAGAAGAGGTTTGACTCCGGCTTGGTGCTAAACGAGGTGTTGGTGCGGACGCCGTCGCTGGAGGGCGGGAACGTGGTCCCGAGACGGAACGTGCTCCTGCTGGCACCCGGCACCGGTGccagtcctggtcctggttctggtccctGCCCTAGTCCCGGTCCCAGTCCTGGACTCTGTCCCAGTCCAGGTTTGCCGCGCTGCTCTCTGTCCATGCTGGGAGCCACTTCAAG GTCCACTTCTGGAATGTCTGGACTTTCACCTGAagaatcttcctcctcctcgtccactcCGTTCATCCTCCAGGAAGAGGCGTGTCCTGTCCCcggccaatcagaagaagaagaagaagaagaaggccgCCCCGCCCCTCCAGAGTTGCCCCCTCCTCGCGACTCGGGCATCTACGATTCCTCCGTCCCGTCCTCGGAGCTCTCCATCCCCCTGATGGAGGGACTGTCGTCGCACGACCAGGCGGACACGTCCTCCGTGGCCGACAGCGAATCCTCTTCGTCGGGTCTCG GCGACGAGGAGCCGTCGGTCGTGGCGTCGCTCCGCTGCAGCGCTGCCGCAGTCTGCAAAGCGGAGCTGCACCATCACCGCCACCTGGAGCATGGCGAGGGGCTCGCTCCCGTGGCGTCGCTGTAG